In Coffea eugenioides isolate CCC68of chromosome 4, Ceug_1.0, whole genome shotgun sequence, the genomic stretch TAAAGCCTATGAAGTTGCAGATGCTGCTCCGAAGGGGCTAAGGCAAGATGTGGCTACTTCCACATAAAAACAGTCTAGAGGAATTATACATTCAATTCAACCTACAAAGCAACAGGACACGATGCTGATTCCTCGAGTGGTGACTTCATAACTCTAAATTCAGCTTAATTTTGCTGGTACTTTCAAATCATTTAGTTCCTATGGGGTTGTCTTGTCATCGTCCTGGTTGGTACCTTTCTCTTTGATTCTTTGCCCTCATTCTCTCTGGACACCGATAGCTGGATCCAGGTGGAACACTGTATAGGGAGTCAAGTACTTGCTAAGCAAGACCCACAGAGACACCTTATCGCACTCATTCTCCTTCACTTCTTTCTTCGCTTCCTGTTTTTCCTCGGCTTCCTGTTTTTCCTTGGCTTCTTGAAGAGCTTGTATCAGAATCCGGAGGCTCCTCTCAGCATCTTGGTCTGGAGACTTTGGCATGAGGCTCTCCGCGACGTCTGCTGGCGTAATCTCGGTCACTTTCATCAAGTTCCGAATCGATTGGAACAAGGGATGGTCCTCAAGTTGCAGGTAGTTCATTGCAAGAACCTTAAATGCCTCAAAACTGCAGTAGGAAAGCTCAATATGCATGTCCATTCTACCCCTTCTTGTGAGAGCTGGATCCAGCTTATCAACATGATTAGTTGTGAAGACGATGATTCGCTCCCCACAACAAGCAGACCAGAGCCCATCAATGAAATTCAGCAGCCCTGAGAGGGTGACTTTGCTTCCTGTTCCAGTTCCACTACTCTCTCCCTTGTCTCCAGATTTACTGCTCTTTCCCGTATCTTTTTTCACATCTGGAGGATTCTTGCCTGCAACTTTCTTCCTTTGTCCCGTAAGATCAAGCGAGCAATCAATATCTTCTATGACAATTATGGACTTACCTGTCGTCTCTGTGAGAAGCCTCCTGAGTTCCGTGTTGCCGGCAACAGAAGTAAGCTCAAGATCATATATATCATACTCCAGTAAGTTGGCCATTGCAGCGATCATGGTTGATTTTCCAGTTCCTGGAGGACCATAAAGAAGATATCCCCTTTTCCATGCCTTACCAATTCTGGCATAAAAGTCCTTGCTGTCTTTAAATGTCAGAAGATCCTCGATGATTTTTGCCTTCTTCTCGGGCTCCATAGCCAACGTCTCAAACGTAGCTGGATGATCAAACAAGATGTAGCTCCAACTTGATCTGTGATGGCCGTTGGTGAAAAGCTTCCTCTGCCTGTTCCTCCGGCAGATTTCTTTACCTGTCTTGATGACATGCTCCAAATATGGTCCAAACACGAGCTCCCGATAACGCTTGTGGAAGACCAGCCTGTAATGTCTTCTTTCCGGCTCCGGGTTGCCAGAGAATTGCGTTCCAGGCCCTCCTAGACCTTGAGGGGTTCTAGTTTTGCCGGAAATCCACGTCATTTTGAGTCCTTGAAACTCATCAATCACTCTCTCATCTTCATCCATGGTGAACACTAACTTATGGCGATCTTTCACCATCTCAGCTTTGAGCTTCTTGACGGTTTTGGAGGAATTGACGCTGAGGTATGCTTCAACAGCAGGATAGGCTTCGTGGAGTCTGAGGTTGCTGCCAGTGAACTCATGGATGGAAACCTGGATGCTAGGGTAGAAGTATGTGTCCAGCTTTAGTAAGAACTTCGTGAGACGGCGATAGAGCTCCGGTGGGCACCACCGGCGGATCATGtccaaaatgaagaagaaactgAGGATGGTGGAAGCAGCACCTGCCCACTGCTCTGGAACCCTCATTGGTGGTATCATTTTGGAGGTGTTCATTCTTCCTTAATTCTCCTCtaatggctttttttttttcggtctTCTTGGGGTCTAGATAATATATACAGCAGCAATGCAAGAAAAAAGAGGGTGAGTTGAGCGAAGATGACTAAAAATCCGTAACCAAGGGGaaaaaatgcaatgaatgaaTAAAGGTGACAAGACTGATGACATCAGAGTTGTGTTGTGTATGTATGGATCGGTACAAAAAAGTTTTGAAGACTCTTCAGCATATGACCGACCCTATAAATCAGGACAATGCAACTGCAACTTTTAGCCACCATGTCTCTGCGTGTTTTCATATCTTTAGGGTATCATCTACTCACTTTTGAATCACAATTCCACGATTAGACAAAATGTCATTGTCGTCTATGAATTAATTGGGACAAGATAGTGTGATGAAAGCAAAAAATTCATCTTTCCTTCAATAAAATGTCATTTTCTCCCACAATAATAAGATAGTGCCTTTTGCTAACGAATCATCTTTCCATGTTAGTGCTCTTCTTGTAGTAACTCTTAAGGTTTCTGACCATACATCCACACCGGCGAGGTGCGATGTTAACAAGCCTATGCGATGTCAAATTGCAAAATGTTCAAATTTCTTCTCCTTCTCACCGATTGCCACATTAAAAGTGGATTTGCTTCAAAAAATCGCACCCGTCTGATTCGGTCGGTGGTGGTTCAGTTCTCTCCGAATTATCCCTGAGCCTTCTTAGGTCCGCCTCCTCCCCTAATAATATAGTATAGACTGTCCCTCGCCAGTGCCACTGGCCGGAGAAGAATAAATATGATAAATAGATGGAATCATTGTTgtcgtttggaaaaaaaaaaaaaagtagatgGGCTCCTTTTTCCGTATTCTAAACGTATCTTTTTCTCCGTTATGACTGGACAAAAGTTCTGTCCATCTCAAGAACATCGACCATGGCTACCCCACGTCGACATTTTCGacttattttcttcttcttgtgagTAACACCAACAAACAAGCTCATTAACAACCAGAATGAATTTCGTTCCATATGATACACCCACTAACATCATCCCATACATCCACATTCCCACCCTCCCAGGAAGCCTGCCAGTGATGAACTGATCACCGCTGACAAAATACTCGTCTTTTAGCTCAAAAGGAAAATTCCAAAAGAGAAGCCGCCGTTTTGATGGCTTCAGCCAAGCAATCTGGTTGCGATTCTAACTAATTCTATGGTATGGTAAATTACAGTAGAAGGCGTATAGTAGATGTCAACTGAGATACCTGCATTATCTATGCAACAACAGCCTCCTTTGCAATTGCAATCCATCCTCGGATGGAACTATTATATTTTGGGAGGGGTGGGGGAGAAACAAAGAAAGAGATAcaggaaaaaaattaatgaatataGATGGGCTTCTAGACATTTCTAAAGCATGCCTCCCAAAATTTACAAAACATCATCATATGACTGCAAAACTTGTTTCATCATCTCAGTTCATCCCGAGATTCTCCGCTGCACACGTCATCCGAAACGAAAACTCAACAGTTTCATCATCTCATGTTGCAGCACTGAGGCTTCCCGAGCTGTTGCAATTTGTGCCACATGCAGATCATCTGCCTTGGAGACTGGTAGTGAGCTGTATAGTAATCTTCTATGCATCCAAATTGGCAAAACTTTAAGCTGTGCACATAGTCCACTGTCCTGGAGCTATTGAATTTCTCAACCCACATCCCCATACTCACATCCTCCATCTTGAACAACTGCACATCAAGGAACTAGCTAAACACATCTGCTATAACTCAATAAAAGTAATGCAATTCATCAGCTCGATATCTGCTTTTGTGAGCATGTGGTTTGGGCGTCTCTGTGTCTGTTGTGGCAAGTGAAAAATGTGGCGTGTgtggagagagagagggggaggGGTGGGGGGGAAGAGAAAGAGGAATGACAGTAGTATTTTACCCTTAATTTTTGTTTCTCGAAACCAGATACAATGAAGTTCGCAATGTCTGATGACAAAATGTAGCCTGGACCATTAGCATAAGGTGGATAAACTTCTTCTGGCCACTCCTACACAATCCCAAGAGACAAAACTGGTAATAAAAGCGTCCTAATTGTATAGATGAAAACTTGACAAATTGACACTTCCAACGCAGATCTCAAAGAACAAGGCGAACTAAGACTTCACCAAAATTTGATAGAAGTAACCAGGCTTAACAGATCATGATTATCATCTGCAATTTCTAGGCAGAGATTTAACTTTTTAACATGATTATAAACACCACTAGATATCCAATTAGTCAAATTATTATTTACAGCATCTCCACAAAAACGGTGTTTCCAACTTGTAGGTGGCATGCCCTTTAATGCAATTCTACACcaatgaatgaaataaaattgCTTCATTAAattagataaagaaaattacgGATTTCATAGTCGTTAGTCAACCACTGGATCAATCTAAGGCTACACAAAACCACAAGGGCTTTAACTTGCAATTAGAATTAACTATAGCTGAATGAATTCCAAAAGTTTCCCTCATCCAATAACAAGGAGTTATGACACTGAATAAGAACCACACGTATGGAAAATAAAACCAGATGTTGAAACACACCTCGTATGTTACTGCCCATTTCCCACTCCGCAGGGGCTTATGGTAGTAGTTGATGTTGCCAATATACAAACTCCTATTCTCCGGCATCTTATTTGCTTCCTTAAGAACTGTTTCCACTCTCACAAATGTGTCATCATCACACTTCATGATATACTTTGCAGCAGCTTTGCGAACCTAAATAGGCAACTGATACGCTTACAGCAGAGTAAAAATGGAACTTGAAAGATTAAGGCTTCCACAAAATGCTACTCACCCCGTATTCACAGATGGCAACTGTTTTCAGTACAACGAGGTCATAATGATCCATGTAAGGAACCATGACCATGTCACCAAAAAACTCAGCTTCCTTCATTAACTCCACATTCACTTCCTTTCTTGGATGCTGTCCAGACATCATAAAACAAACAAATACCATCAGGCTAAGCTAGCTTCACTACACTATGAATTGGATTTACAACACATACTACAATTAATTGACATACCAGAGCCACGAAAAACCGAGCAACAACATTTGCAGATTTAATAAGCATATGCTGCATCCAAGACTTCCTCACAGCCATGCGCTCGGCGAAATGGTTGCCTGCAGAAAGTATACCAACAAACAGATCGACAGGTCTATCTGGAAGAGGTGGAGCCTTCCATATTGGTGACATATCTAGATGCCTCTGTGGAGCAAAGCTAGGATGCGATGTGGGCAAGGAAGCAGCAACAATATAATGTATGTCAATGTCCCCATTCAAAGTCAATCCAGTTGCATCCTCGAGCGCAAAACCCTATTAAGAACCTTATAAATGGTTGACATTTACCACAAAACCTATACACAAATGTCACTAACATGCAACTTACAGTTCGATAAGGAAATGATGTTACATGCCTCCCATCCACATTGACATGATAACCCTCCAAGCCAGCACTTACAGTTAAAACAAACAGCTTGTCCTCTGCAAATGGGAAAGGCCAATCGAAAGAGACCTTCGTTGTTCTTCCTATCAACCGGTTTAACCACCAAGATGCTTTTGTTTCCTCAGAGTGATTGTCATTGTCTCTAATCCACTTTTCACATTTCACCTGACCATCAACTGCAAAAAGATGTCCAAATAGTACCTATGTTTAATATCACTGAATTAATACATTCACTCAATTGATAAAGATATATTAGCAAATCCCAAGAACGACGCAAATATGCCTTTTTTTCTATTGACCTTACGGCTTCtaggaaaacagagaaaacgGAATATAGACACTCAGAACACGACTGATCACCATACCGAAATCCAATCAGTCTAATGAGTTCCCCAACCTCATAGAGCTAATCAAGATCAGTCGGCTATAATCAGGTAACAATTTTAAAAATCAAATACTAGAAAAAGCAGCAATCTAATATATACTCAGAAATGTTGGGGGTGGGGGGGAAGGTGGGATTTCAAAAATTACTGACCAGTCTCCTCATCAACCCTGGACTTCCATCCTTCACAGCGTTGGGAGGTCCCCCACTGCATCCTGTAACAAGTATTCTGCTCAATCACGGGCTTTCCACTCCAATCTCCTTTCAACCGGGGATTGAAATGCAAAATTCGGGGAGGGTCCTCTCCATCCACAGCCTTTAAACCCTGCAATTCCATCATAAACTGCGAAACCATCACATACTGCCCATCTCTGAGCAACGAAATCCTAGTCTCGTGCTCGGCATGAGCCTTTTTGGGCTTGCCCACAATGGTTATATGTGATCCCAGGGTGAGCCCGCAGGGCAACACCATCAGTCTCCCCTTTTTCTCCCAAAATTCATCCCCTGCCATCCATATCGAATGCGggcaggaggaggaggaggctTCTTCTTTGGTCCTGTTCTTCTTGTCCAAAGCAGCTGCCGGATTCAGACTATTACCATCCTCCCACGATTTGGAGGAGAGATCGTCCCAGAGCTGTCTGCCCAGCGAATAAGCCTCTTTTGCAGACTTGAGTATCTGGGTGGAGTTTGCAGCACCGTCAAAATTGAAGGTGGACAAGGGATGAGTGAATTCTTGAATCCTCCTTTCGGGTTTGGAATCGTCGTTAGCAGTAGTACTAGTATTACTGGGAAGCCGACGAAAATCCAGAGCGGGGCGAATTGGAGATTCTTGTTCTTCTTCCAAGTTCAATTCTTCATTTTGGGGTATGAATTGAGGTCCTCCGCCAATTCCCTCTTGGGACACAGTCTTGAAAACAAAAGGGACCTCCAAGCTCACTAGAACTATATACAGAATCCCTATGAAAATCAAAATCTGCACCGACTTCTGCCGACTCAAGGACATGAACAAGTCCAACTTTGCTCTCTTCATCCTATCTTTTCTTCTACTTCTTTGTAATTAGTTTTAATCTCtgggttgaagtgatgaagaaaGCAAAgtgttttgtttttccttaatgGGTTATCAACGGCATGGGGGATCACGAATGCGGAGAAAACCCAGAAAACAAGGCTTCCAAAGAGCAGAAACCAATAAATGGCGGAAGCAAGgaaattttttgccaaaaaaagaaaaaaagaaagaaactctttcAAGTTTGGAAAGCAACAGAAAAAATTAAATAGGCCAGGCCaggcgagagagagagagagaaagagaggttGCCCGTTGGGGGGTGGGGCTAGGGGGGAGGGGAGAGCGGTAGGTCATCAACACAAAATTACAAAACTGGAGtttagagagagaaaggaagtGAACAAGGGAAGGAGAAGAAGAGCAtgagaaggagagagagagagagagagagagagagagttccTTCGGGTGGGACAAAAAAGCTGCGTGTGTGTGTGCAGTGCTGGAGGCTTTCGAGGGCGGTGGGACTACAGTAACGAGGAAACTGGCCAACTTTATCTTTTGCTCTTTAAACCCATTCAAATTGGAATggcctcttcttcttcttactTCTTACTTAATCTTGTAATTATTCATCACAATTCTCTTatttatggtttttttttttgaagtaatcGAATATATATCCACCCTATTTATCATCTGTATTCTCTTTTGTACCTGGACTTCACGTAATCTTACTCGGATTTCAAATTTATAGTTTTGGTGATAAACTTTTTCAGCAGTGCTTGTTACCATGGACGCAAATGAATCAAGTCGAATAGAATTTTAATTTAATCGAGACAAGTTTCGAGTAAATTTCAGCAAATTCGAGCTCAACGAGCTCTAAATATAAAGTTCAAACTtgagtttaaaaaattaaaaaataattattttatttttaaaaataaataaaataataattttttaataaataataaaatattaaaaataaacatgtaatttcactattaatatatatatatatatatatcgagTCAGCCGTGATCTAGCAAATTAAGTATTTTTAAACTTCAATTCGAACTCATGTTCGACTTGATCggttcgaactcgactcgaattCGATTAATACCGaattcgagtcgagttttgactcGAACTGCTCGTGAGCAATTCAATTTGTATGCAACCCAACCGTTACACATCATACTCTTTTAAATGTATGTTGTTGTAGTGTGTGTTGTTGCTGTGTTTGCATTTGCGGTGCCCAAACATGACCCTCCCTACTATGATCAAAAAGTGATGTATATCACTGacttcaaaaaaagaaaaaaaagaaggccCAAAGAAAAGTTTGGTACGCACAATTGAGAGATCATTTGACAACAAGTCAACTCTACTTTTAGGATACTTTAAATTATCAGGTTTTAAGTCTGTTAAGTCAACAAATAAAATAGCTGTTAAAAGTAGAAAACACCTTTGCTCATTTCATTTTTTACTATTTAAAGATTTTTACTATTAAACTTGATTAAACCGACAATCCAATCGGCCAACCACATGAACCGTACACTTAATTGGATTGGGTTGCGAGTTGGACTGCAAGAAGTATTCTGTTGAAATATTAACTATCATcagtcaaaaattaaaaaaaaaatcaacaatttGCAAAAAGTTCTTAATATTGGGTTGCAAGGTTCGAATACACGATTCATGACTTCTCATATAAAAGTTAACCATTTGCCGATCATCAATTACAAACcagcaatttttaaaaaatttcttaataTTCGATAATAAGGTTCGAACACACAATTCATAAATTAAAAACcagcaattttttttaaaaaatttcttagtatttgataataaaattcgAACACACAATTCATGACTTTGCTAGTATGCTGGAACTAACAAACTTAAGTAGCAACCGCTAAATCACAATACTCTTTTGTGTTAATGGATCATTCTATTTATTCTATAGTATTCGTAATGATGTCATGTGCTTTATTATGGGATTAACTCTTTGAGTAATACTTGTTACACATCATACTCTTTGATTTGCTAATGTTGCAATTAAGGAGGCTGTTAGAGATGCAAACTCCAACTTCACTTTCATTGCAAGGACCAAACTTCTTTCAAGAGGAGTTGTGAAGGTCTTTACAGGTTGATTGATAGCTATGTTAGGCAGTGGAGAGAATGTCATATAAAATTGTGTCAAAAAATGCaaattgttttagttttgtGGGTTGTTATCCGATAAATTCACAATAGTTTGTATTTTAAAGGATTACCAGATTTCTTATGTTTTGTTTTTGGCTGATTCTTTTTCAGAATGGAGTGAAAAAAATGACATTATGCACTTGTCAAAGATATACACATCATATTGTCCAAATTCTTCCTTTTGGATAACTTGAAAGATTTTGgtgttttttattttgaagGGAAGATTGGTGTTAGCCTCAGGTTTCTTTTATTCATCTGCTGGGCTGCGAGAAAGAAATGGCAGAGAAAGAAAATAATGGTATTGATGAGCATAAGAGCGAAAGCATTATGTGATTGTCATGAGCTCTTGTTCATTCTACACAGTTGAAAGATGTGCAgcgagggttttttttttttttgtcgaaacgatagatgtcctataacctaatctagcctagtctaaggggaaggggagggggttcgatgtgagtacagactccatcgatgaaggtcaattaagaccgccacaaattatggcaaatttgtgggaggcagggattgaacccctgacctccagcatcacctTTAATGGTGATGACCACTAAACCAAATGGCCAGCGAGGGATTGCTATGCTCGAAGATGATTTCTCAGTATACCAAACATCTACTCTTTGACAAGTGATACTGCTGAACCGGTCAACTTGATTCAACCGATCAACTTGCACCATAAACCCACTGAACCGGTCCATTGTCGGATTGGTGGCGGGGTTGGGTTTaacaaatgagaaaaaaagGAGGTACAATTCAAAAAAATACATCAATATTTAGAGCAAATAAATATCGACAGAACAGATTGCAAAGTTAATTGGACAGTGAAGTAAATGAACTTTTCCTTCAATTCGAGTGTTATGTAAGGAATATGAGCTATTGTACGAAACTCAATCTGCATCCCTAAAATTTAAAACGATAGAATACAAATAGTATTTTATTAGAGCCGTGAAAGTCTCAAATACTAATACAAAACAacgcttaatttttttttttgttgaaacaATGCTTAATTGATTTTCCCCCCCGCttagaaataaatatataaaaaatatatatgtatataattatatataatatataatataattaattacaaacttatgataatgatattattagttatgtgtattatataatgtatattagcacatgtaatataattgatattatcaattatactaataattatatatgtgtactaatacaaattattaattggttatactaaatttactaatacatttatactaaatccctaattacacttaatacaataacatttttttctcaaaaacaaagcATAAACacaataataaattagtgattgtatttgtgccaaaagtgaaaacttgactactttagttgtatttatttcatcatgttggattgtattcaaataacttttgtttgattgtttttataagtttcaattatgaaattacaatgaataataatttggtgatgtgttgatattttagtacttgattatttgttaaaatttaactataataaaattatataataaatttttattaacccTGTGGGAAAAGCGGGGACAAGGCGGGGGAAGGGGTGGGGGGGAATTTGTAGGCAGcggtcccccgccccaaccccgacCCGTTGCCATCTTTAGCAAGACTTCATTGATTATTGAATAAGTTCGGGGCATCAATTTCACATTGATATAGAAAGTGTTTGAATTCAGGACGAAAGGATAtgcattttttttgtcaataatacATGTGAAGTGTCTTTTATCAGCGGCCTTATATCACCGAATAGAAAGGGAAAAACGACAAGTATGGTAATATATGTTGCATTAACTTGTGATGACTTTTGGTCCAAAAGATATAATTTCCCTTTAAATATGGCATTGTTATGGAATGAATCGATTGCTTTGCATTTTTCTTATTCCAAAAATTGGTAATAGCATTTGATTGATGTTTGACCACAGACTTCAGTTCATAGTCACCATAGATTAATTAAAGCTTGTGGTTGGTTGATCATAGTCAGCAATCAGCACACGTTAATGAAAACTTGCGTCTGTGGAGAGTGGCAAACGGGAATGAACGTTATTATTACTCTAACCcaagattatatatatatatatatatatatatatataatatttatatatactaGGAGGAATGTCGCGGGTGTTTGGCACATGTGGTTAAAGCGgattttttatgtgtttgtgGTGAGCAAGTAAATGAAGATAAACATAAGATAACAGCGCATATTAAGTAATACTAAGGAAATATAACTTCTACTGAAAACCATTATGAAATGCTGAGTGTAAAGGCTGAAAAAATAAAGCAGTTTTGGAAGCCAAAAGGGGAAAACCAAAGAATGTGAAGGAGGCAGAATTAAAAGAGCCATAACTGATGCTCAGACAATAACTCAGCAGCATACCCACATTTATTGGTCATTTAATTGGGATGTAAATAGTGTTTTATTGCTGATAGAGAAATTGTTTTAAACGGCTGAGCTTCAGACATAGGAAAGCAAAGCAGGTGTTAATACAATTATGAGTGTTTCAGATAATTGAAATGGAGTTATACAGCAATTACAGCATTGATTCCCATTTCAGTAATTGCATAAAAACACACGCTTATATGAA encodes the following:
- the LOC113767680 gene encoding AAA-ATPase At3g28580-like, giving the protein MNTSKMIPPMRVPEQWAGAASTILSFFFILDMIRRWCPPELYRRLTKFLLKLDTYFYPSIQVSIHEFTGSNLRLHEAYPAVEAYLSVNSSKTVKKLKAEMVKDRHKLVFTMDEDERVIDEFQGLKMTWISGKTRTPQGLGGPGTQFSGNPEPERRHYRLVFHKRYRELVFGPYLEHVIKTGKEICRRNRQRKLFTNGHHRSSWSYILFDHPATFETLAMEPEKKAKIIEDLLTFKDSKDFYARIGKAWKRGYLLYGPPGTGKSTMIAAMANLLEYDIYDLELTSVAGNTELRRLLTETTGKSIIVIEDIDCSLDLTGQRKKVAGKNPPDVKKDTGKSSKSGDKGESSGTGTGSKVTLSGLLNFIDGLWSACCGERIIVFTTNHVDKLDPALTRRGRMDMHIELSYCSFEAFKVLAMNYLQLEDHPLFQSIRNLMKVTEITPADVAESLMPKSPDQDAERSLRILIQALQEAKEKQEAEEKQEAKKEVKENECDKVSLWVLLSKYLTPYTVFHLDPAIGVQRE
- the LOC113769539 gene encoding hydroxyproline O-galactosyltransferase GALT6-like, yielding MKRAKLDLFMSLSRQKSVQILIFIGILYIVLVSLEVPFVFKTVSQEGIGGGPQFIPQNEELNLEEEQESPIRPALDFRRLPSNTSTTANDDSKPERRIQEFTHPLSTFNFDGAANSTQILKSAKEAYSLGRQLWDDLSSKSWEDGNSLNPAAALDKKNRTKEEASSSSCPHSIWMAGDEFWEKKGRLMVLPCGLTLGSHITIVGKPKKAHAEHETRISLLRDGQYVMVSQFMMELQGLKAVDGEDPPRILHFNPRLKGDWSGKPVIEQNTCYRMQWGTSQRCEGWKSRVDEETVDGQVKCEKWIRDNDNHSEETKASWWLNRLIGRTTKVSFDWPFPFAEDKLFVLTVSAGLEGYHVNVDGRHVTSFPYRTGFALEDATGLTLNGDIDIHYIVAASLPTSHPSFAPQRHLDMSPIWKAPPLPDRPVDLFVGILSAGNHFAERMAVRKSWMQHMLIKSANVVARFFVALHPRKEVNVELMKEAEFFGDMVMVPYMDHYDLVVLKTVAICEYGVRKAAAKYIMKCDDDTFVRVETVLKEANKMPENRSLYIGNINYYHKPLRSGKWAVTYEEWPEEVYPPYANGPGYILSSDIANFIVSGFEKQKLRLFKMEDVSMGMWVEKFNSSRTVDYVHSLKFCQFGCIEDYYTAHYQSPRQMICMWHKLQQLGKPQCCNMR